The proteins below come from a single Aegilops tauschii subsp. strangulata cultivar AL8/78 chromosome 6, Aet v6.0, whole genome shotgun sequence genomic window:
- the LOC141026259 gene encoding putative B3 domain-containing protein Os03g0621600, producing MEDPPSNKRRNYGHYHQKDGPTHFCKVILAPKVECIPMPLDFTKHFVAVPTEFKLRNNTGCSWKVTVKLMNGRVTLDPGWATYAAVHQIKTGYMVTFKLLTPDTLKVIIFDDDGIEVVNKCGKHDEAFAAKD from the coding sequence ATGGAGGATCCCCCCAGCAACAAGCGCCGCAACTACGGCCACTACCATCAGAAGGATGGCCCAACTCACTTCTGCAAGGTCATCCTTGCACCGAAGGTTGAATGCATCCCAATGCCCCTGGACTTCACCAAGCACTTCGTCGCGGTGCCGACGGAGTTCAAGCTCAGGAACAACACTGGTTGCTCCTGGAAGGTGACGGTGAAGCTGATGAACGGCAGGGTGACCCTGGATCCGGGTTGGGCCACCTACGCAGCCGTTCATCAGATCAAGACCGGCTACATGGTGACCTTCAAGCTCCTCACTCCCGACACCCTCAAGGTCATCATCTTCGACGACGATGGCATTGAGGTCGTCAACAAGTGCGGGAAGCACGATGAAGCCTTCGCCGCCAAGGACTAG
- the LOC109771362 gene encoding probable L-ascorbate peroxidase 6, chloroplastic/mitochondrial isoform X1, with protein MAERLASSASLLPSAASPSSSTRRAAVASGLRLRPSPSRFSQAARRVRGGAGAAGVVPRLRVVRCMAASEAAQLKSAREDIKEILKTTYCHPILVRLGWHDSGTYDKNIEEWPQRGGADGSLRFDPELSHGANAGLTNALKLIQPIKDKYPGITYADLFQLASATAIEEAGGPKLPMKYGRVDITAPEQCPPEGRLPDAGPRLPAEHLREVFYRMGLDDKVWDDARNLKKKEHVCLCVADNLRCFVQEIVALSGAHTLGRSRPDRSGWGKPETKYTKDGPGEPGGQSWTAEWLKFDNSYFKDIKEQRDQELLVLPTDAALFDDPSFKVYAEKYAEDQEAFFKDYAEAHAKLSNLGAKFDPPEGFSLDDDKGAVATEEKAVADPAPTSDTNGAGPQPEPFVAAKYSYKKRELSDTMKQKIRAEYEGLGGSPNKPMKSNYFLNIMIVIAGLAFLTSLAGN; from the exons ATGGCGGAGCGGCTCGCGTCCTCGGCCTCCCTCCTCCCCAGCGCGGCCTCGCCTTCCTCGTCgacccgccgcgccgccgtcgcctccgggCTCCGCCTCCGCCCGTCGCCCTCGCGCTTCTCACAG GCTGCGAGGAGAGTGCGCGGTGGCGCTGGCGCCGCCGGGGTGGTGCCACGGCTGCGGGTGGTGCGATGCATGGCGGCGTCGGAGGCCGCGCAGCTCAAGAGCGCGCGGGAGGACATCAAGGAGATCCTCAAAACCACCTACTGCCACCCTATCCTG GTCCGTTTGGGATGGCATGATTCAGGTACATATGACAAAAATATCGAGGAGTGGCCGCAGAGAGGCGGAGCCGACGGAAGCTTACGATTTGATCCTGAGTTGAGTCATGGAGCCAATGCTG GTCTTACTAATGCTTTAAAGCTTATTCAACCAATCAAGGACAAATACCCCGGTATCACTTATGCGGATTTGTTCCAGTTGGCGAGTGCTACAGCAATTGAG GAAGCCGGTGGCCCGAAACTCCCGATGAAGTATGGGCGGGTAGATATCACAGCACCCGAGCAATGTCCACCTGAGGGGAGGCTTCCTG ATGCTGGCCCACGTTTACCTGCTGAACACCTTAGGGAGGTATTCTATAGGATGGGCCTTGATGACAAGGTGTGGGACGATGCGAGGAACTTGAAAAAAAAAGAACATGTCTGCTTGTGTGTTGCTGATAACTTGAGGTGTTTTGTGCAGGAAATTGTTGCATTGTCCGGAGCACATACACTTGGAAGGTCGCGCCCTGACAGGAGTGGCTGGGGAAAGCCAGAAACAAAATATACA AAGGATGGGCCTGGTGAACCTGGAGGGCAATCATGGACGGCTGAATGGTTGAAGTTTGATAATAGTTACTTCAAG GACATAAAAGAGCAAAGGGATCAGGAGCTTCTAGTATTGCCTACAGATGCTGCGCTATTTGATGACCCATCATTCAAG GTATACGCGGAGAAGTACGCAGAGGACCAGGAGGCATTCTTCAAAGACTACGCCGAAGCCCATGCTAAACTGAGCAACCTTGGTGCAAAGTTTGATCCTCCTGAG GGATTCTCGTTGGACGATGACAAGGGTGCCGTGGCAACTGAAGAGAAGGCGGTTGCTGATCCAGCACCAACAAGTGATACCAATGGCGCAGGACCACAGCCAGAGCCCTTCGTTGCCGCCAAATACTCTTACAAGAAG AGAGAGCTATCCGACACGATGAAACAGAAGATCAGAGCCGAGTACGAGGGCCTTGGAGGCAGCCCAAATAAGCCTATGAAGTCCAACTACTTCCTCAACATTATGATCGTGATCGCAGGATTGGCATTCTTGACGTCTTTGGCCGGGAACTAA
- the LOC109771362 gene encoding probable L-ascorbate peroxidase 8, chloroplastic isoform X2, translating to MAERLASSASLLPSAASPSSSTRRAAVASGLRLRPSPSRFSQAARRVRGGAGAAGVVPRLRVVRCMAASEAAQLKSAREDIKEILKTTYCHPILVRLGWHDSGTYDKNIEEWPQRGGADGSLRFDPELSHGANAGLTNALKLIQPIKDKYPGITYADLFQLASATAIEEAGGPKLPMKYGRVDITAPEQCPPEGRLPDAGPRLPAEHLREVFYRMGLDDKEIVALSGAHTLGRSRPDRSGWGKPETKYTKDGPGEPGGQSWTAEWLKFDNSYFKDIKEQRDQELLVLPTDAALFDDPSFKVYAEKYAEDQEAFFKDYAEAHAKLSNLGAKFDPPEGFSLDDDKGAVATEEKAVADPAPTSDTNGAGPQPEPFVAAKYSYKKRELSDTMKQKIRAEYEGLGGSPNKPMKSNYFLNIMIVIAGLAFLTSLAGN from the exons ATGGCGGAGCGGCTCGCGTCCTCGGCCTCCCTCCTCCCCAGCGCGGCCTCGCCTTCCTCGTCgacccgccgcgccgccgtcgcctccgggCTCCGCCTCCGCCCGTCGCCCTCGCGCTTCTCACAG GCTGCGAGGAGAGTGCGCGGTGGCGCTGGCGCCGCCGGGGTGGTGCCACGGCTGCGGGTGGTGCGATGCATGGCGGCGTCGGAGGCCGCGCAGCTCAAGAGCGCGCGGGAGGACATCAAGGAGATCCTCAAAACCACCTACTGCCACCCTATCCTG GTCCGTTTGGGATGGCATGATTCAGGTACATATGACAAAAATATCGAGGAGTGGCCGCAGAGAGGCGGAGCCGACGGAAGCTTACGATTTGATCCTGAGTTGAGTCATGGAGCCAATGCTG GTCTTACTAATGCTTTAAAGCTTATTCAACCAATCAAGGACAAATACCCCGGTATCACTTATGCGGATTTGTTCCAGTTGGCGAGTGCTACAGCAATTGAG GAAGCCGGTGGCCCGAAACTCCCGATGAAGTATGGGCGGGTAGATATCACAGCACCCGAGCAATGTCCACCTGAGGGGAGGCTTCCTG ATGCTGGCCCACGTTTACCTGCTGAACACCTTAGGGAGGTATTCTATAGGATGGGCCTTGATGACAAG GAAATTGTTGCATTGTCCGGAGCACATACACTTGGAAGGTCGCGCCCTGACAGGAGTGGCTGGGGAAAGCCAGAAACAAAATATACA AAGGATGGGCCTGGTGAACCTGGAGGGCAATCATGGACGGCTGAATGGTTGAAGTTTGATAATAGTTACTTCAAG GACATAAAAGAGCAAAGGGATCAGGAGCTTCTAGTATTGCCTACAGATGCTGCGCTATTTGATGACCCATCATTCAAG GTATACGCGGAGAAGTACGCAGAGGACCAGGAGGCATTCTTCAAAGACTACGCCGAAGCCCATGCTAAACTGAGCAACCTTGGTGCAAAGTTTGATCCTCCTGAG GGATTCTCGTTGGACGATGACAAGGGTGCCGTGGCAACTGAAGAGAAGGCGGTTGCTGATCCAGCACCAACAAGTGATACCAATGGCGCAGGACCACAGCCAGAGCCCTTCGTTGCCGCCAAATACTCTTACAAGAAG AGAGAGCTATCCGACACGATGAAACAGAAGATCAGAGCCGAGTACGAGGGCCTTGGAGGCAGCCCAAATAAGCCTATGAAGTCCAACTACTTCCTCAACATTATGATCGTGATCGCAGGATTGGCATTCTTGACGTCTTTGGCCGGGAACTAA